The Piliocolobus tephrosceles isolate RC106 chromosome 3, ASM277652v3, whole genome shotgun sequence genome has a window encoding:
- the PPM1K gene encoding protein phosphatase 1K, mitochondrial → MSTAALITLVRSGGNQVRRRVLLSSRLLQEDRRVTPTCHSSTSEPRCSRFDPDGSGSPATWDNFGIWDNRIDEPILLPPSIKYGKPIPKISLENVGCASQIGKRKENEDRFDFAQLTDEVLYFAVYDGHGGPAAADFCHTHMEKCIMDLLPKEKNLETVLILAFLEIDKAFSSHARLSADATLLTSGTTATVALLRDGIELVVASVGDSRAILCRKGKPMKLTIDHTPERKDEKERIKKCGGFVAWNSLGQPHVNGRLAMTRSIGDLDLKTSGVIAEPETKRIKLHHADDSFLVLTTDGINFMVNSQEICDFVNQCHDPNEAAHAVTEQAIQYGTEDNSTAVVVPFGAWGKYKNSEINFSFSRSFASSGRWA, encoded by the exons ATGTCAACAGCTGCCTTAATTACTTTGGTCAGAAGTGGTGGGAACCAGGTGAGAAGGAGAGTGCTGCTAAGCTCCCGCCTGCTGCAGGAGGACAGGCGGGTGACACCCACGTGCCACAGCTCCACTTCAGAGCCTAGGTGTTCTCGGTTTGACCCAGACGGTAGTGGGAGTCCAGCTACCTGGGACAATTTTGGGATCTGGGATAACCGCATTGATGAGCCAATTCTGCTGCCACCCAGCATTAAGTATGGCAAGCCAATTCCCAAAATCAGCTTGGAAAATGTGGGGTGCGCCTCACAGATTGGCAAACGGAAAGAGAATGAAGATCGATTTGACTTCGCTCAGCTGACAGATGAGGTCCTGTACTTTGCAGTGTATGATGGACACGGTGGACCTGCAGCAGCTGATTTCTGTCATACCCACATGGAGAAATGTATTAT GGATTTGCTTCCTAAGGAGAAGAACTTGGAAACTGTGTTGATCTTGGCTTTTCTAGAAATAGATAAAGCCTTTTCGAGTCATGCCCGCCTGTCTGCTGATG CAACTCTTCTGACCTCTGGGACTACTGCAACAGTAGCCCTATTGCGAGATGGTATTGAACTGGTTGTAGCCAGTGTTGGGGACAGCCGGGCTATTTTGtgtagaaaaggaaaacccatgAAGCTGACCATTGACCATActccagaaagaaaagatgaaaaagaaag GATCAAGAAATGTGGTGGTTTTGTAGCTTGGAATAGTTTGGGGCAGCCTCACGTAAATGGCAGGCTTGCGATGACAAGAAGTATTGGAGATTTGGACCTTAAAACCAGTGGTGTCATAGCAGAACCCGAAACTAAGAGGATTAAG TTACATCATGCTGATGACAGCTTCCTGGTCCTCACCACAGATGGAATTAACTTCATGGTGAATAGTCAAGAGATTTGTGACTTTGTCAATCAGTGCCATGATCCCAACGAAGCAGCCCATGCGGTGACTGAACAG GCAATACAGTACGGTACTGAGGATAACAGTACTGCAGTAGTGGTGCCTTTTGGTGCCTGGGGAAAATACAAGAACTCTGAAATCAACTTCTCATTCAGCAGAAGCTTTGCCTCCAGTGGACGATGGGCCTGA